In one Sesamum indicum cultivar Zhongzhi No. 13 linkage group LG12, S_indicum_v1.0, whole genome shotgun sequence genomic region, the following are encoded:
- the LOC105175552 gene encoding desiccation-related protein PCC3-06 isoform X2: MAAMSVTKNAILNLSKSFSHKYPSIPLRTKLSRVCFTSASRYSEGGRANDDRRREYSPYNADESVQEPAGTDVQDTMDKAKEKTREMKEKAERNAEDMKNKASDAAAKAADSAHDTKEKVKEKAHEMNEKSKEKLGPMADKAYEMREKTMDAAGNMAGKTKEYADEAKEKTKEYAHGAKETTKDAAGNVADTAQSLGEKAKQTVQGAWGAAKETTQKIKETVVGKSDDVDLDDYIEDHVKKPAREDREKAMDEDVVELRRQGGEKQDQNKL, encoded by the exons ATGGCTGCCATGTCTGTAACCAAAAACGCAATCCTCAACCTCTCCAAGTCTTTCTCCCACAAGTACCCCTCCATTCCTCTCCGCACCAAACTCTCTAGAGTTTGCTTCACTTCTGCTTCCAGATATTCTGAG GGAGGAAGGGCGAATGATGATAGGAGAAGAGAGTACAGTCCGTACAATGCGGACGAGTCTGTCCAAGAACCCGCAGGTACTGATGTCCAAGATACCATGGATAAAGCGAAAGAAAAGACTCGAGAAATGAAGGAGAAAGCCGAGAGGAACGCTGAGGATATGAAGAACAAAGCGTCTGATGCCGCAGCCAAGGCGGCGGACTCCGCTCATGATACCAAAGAGAAGGTGAAAGAAAAAGCCCACGAGATGAATGAAAAGAGCAAGGAGAAGTTGGGTCCCATGGCTGACAAGGCCTACGAAATGAGGGAAAAGACTATGGACGCCGCTGGGAATATGGCTggcaaaacaaaagaatacgCAGATGAG GCGAAGGAGAAGACGAAGGAGTATGCACATGGGGCAAAAGAGACGACAAAGGATGCCGCCGGGAACGTGGCGGACACGGCGCAGAGCCTAGGGGAGAAGGCGAAGCAGACAGTGCAGGGTGCGTGGGGTGCGGCGAAGGAGACGACGCAGAAGATTAAGGAGACCGTGGTGGGGAAATCCGACGATGTGGACTTGGATGATTACATAGAGGATCACGTAAAGAAGCCGGCGAGAGAAGATCGGGAGAAGGCTATGGATGAAGATGTGGTGGAATTAAGGCGGCAGGGAGGGGAGAAGCAGGACCAGAACAAACTCTAG
- the LOC105175552 gene encoding uncharacterized protein ECU03_1610 isoform X1 encodes MAAMSVTKNAILNLSKSFSHKYPSIPLRTKLSRVCFTSASRYSEGGRANDDRRREYSPYNADESVQEPAGTDVQDTMDKAKEKTREMKEKAERNAEDMKNKASDAAAKAADSAHDTKEKVKEKAHEMNEKSKEKLGPMADKAYEMREKTMDAAGNMAGKTKEYADEAKEKTKEYAHGAKETTKDAAGKVADTAQSLGEKAKEKTKEYAHGAKETTKDAAGNVADTAQSLGEKAKQTVQGAWGAAKETTQKIKETVVGKSDDVDLDDYIEDHVKKPAREDREKAMDEDVVELRRQGGEKQDQNKL; translated from the exons ATGGCTGCCATGTCTGTAACCAAAAACGCAATCCTCAACCTCTCCAAGTCTTTCTCCCACAAGTACCCCTCCATTCCTCTCCGCACCAAACTCTCTAGAGTTTGCTTCACTTCTGCTTCCAGATATTCTGAG GGAGGAAGGGCGAATGATGATAGGAGAAGAGAGTACAGTCCGTACAATGCGGACGAGTCTGTCCAAGAACCCGCAGGTACTGATGTCCAAGATACCATGGATAAAGCGAAAGAAAAGACTCGAGAAATGAAGGAGAAAGCCGAGAGGAACGCTGAGGATATGAAGAACAAAGCGTCTGATGCCGCAGCCAAGGCGGCGGACTCCGCTCATGATACCAAAGAGAAGGTGAAAGAAAAAGCCCACGAGATGAATGAAAAGAGCAAGGAGAAGTTGGGTCCCATGGCTGACAAGGCCTACGAAATGAGGGAAAAGACTATGGACGCCGCTGGGAATATGGCTggcaaaacaaaagaatacgCAGATGAGGCGAAGGAGAAGACGAAGGAGTATGCACATGGGGCAAAAGAGACGACAAAGGATGCCGCCGGGAAAGTGGCGGACACGGCACAGAGCCTAGGGGAGAAGGCGAAGGAGAAGACGAAGGAGTATGCACATGGGGCAAAAGAGACGACAAAGGATGCCGCCGGGAACGTGGCGGACACGGCGCAGAGCCTAGGGGAGAAGGCGAAGCAGACAGTGCAGGGTGCGTGGGGTGCGGCGAAGGAGACGACGCAGAAGATTAAGGAGACCGTGGTGGGGAAATCCGACGATGTGGACTTGGATGATTACATAGAGGATCACGTAAAGAAGCCGGCGAGAGAAGATCGGGAGAAGGCTATGGATGAAGATGTGGTGGAATTAAGGCGGCAGGGAGGGGAGAAGCAGGACCAGAACAAACTCTAG
- the LOC105175553 gene encoding dof zinc finger protein DOF3.1 (The sequence of the model RefSeq protein was modified relative to this genomic sequence to represent the inferred CDS: added 87 bases not found in genome assembly), which translates to MQFMQSNMEQRRNEEKLLKQQQDQQQPPSRRLKPAEMQMAAAHNQHQPPPPQKCPRCDSSNTKFCYYNNYSLSQPRYFCKGCRRYWTQGGTLRNVPVGGGCRKTKRPKPSIPSSSSSEIARTQSLSPALPSQNLTGMISGSALRALPSVIPSVGHSNFYTGGAFMSSLASMQSLPAGINQGVALNLGGGGQYGVSMALLQGINVLPTMKPQEPQQLLQNDFFQPHQSLTIPPRPSLSSWTQGFLSRGTASSSTASPSFWMGTAADGGADGGNQGSSSFNPNHWSSDNHPGFDPSQ; encoded by the coding sequence ATGCAGTTTATGCAATCAAACATGGAGCAACGGAGAAATGAAGAGAAATTATTGAAGCAGCAGCAAGATCAGCAACAGCCACCGTCGCGGCGGCTGAAGCCGGCAGAGATGCAGATGGCGGCAGCCCACAACCAGCACCAACCGCCACCTCCTCAGAAGTGCCCTCGGTGTGATTCTTCCAACACCAAGTTTTGTTATTACAACAATTACAGCCTCTCGCAGCCGCGGTACTTTTGCAAGGGTTGCAGGAGGTACTGGACACAAGGCGGAACCCTAAGGAACGTCCCCGTAGGAGGCGGTTGCCGGAAAACGAAGAGGCCGAAACCCTCGATCCCATCGTCATCCTCGAGTGAGATCGCAAGAACTCAATCTTTATCACCCGCACTTCCCTCTCAAAATTTGACGGGTATGATTTCGGGTTCAGCTTTAAGGGCGTTGCCCTCGGTCATACCGTCAGTAGGTCACTCTAATTTCTACACTGGTGGTGCGTTTATGTCTTCTTTGGCCAGCATGCAGTCTTTACCGGCCGGCATCAATCAAGGGGTTGCGTTGAATTTGGGTGGCGGCGGCCAATACGGTGTAAGTATGGCGCTTTTGCAAGGGATAAACGTCCTTCCCACTATGAAACCACAGGAGCCACAACAGTTGTTGCAAAACGATTTTTTCCAACCTCACCAAAGCTTGACTATTCCGCCAAGGCCGTCTTTGAGTTCTTGGACTCAAGGTTTTCTCAGCAGAGGCACGGCCAGCTCTTCAACCGCAAGCCCCAGTTTCTGGATGGGCACCGCCGCCGATGGAGGC
- the LOC105175554 gene encoding LOW QUALITY PROTEIN: dof zinc finger protein DOF1.4-like (The sequence of the model RefSeq protein was modified relative to this genomic sequence to represent the inferred CDS: deleted 1 base in 1 codon): MVGNCEKMMMIAPISSTTTNQWPQNQIQLDDHKSFMASSSANKAMEKTTQDPHHQPLKCPRCDSSNTKFCYYNNYSLSQPRHFCKACKRYWTRGGTLRNVPVGGGCRKNKRVKRHSGDGISSANSTAAANPSVQPQIDLPPASNHSNNPLFYSLPTNPLELNFPFSSFSSTRVSSDSTGFDLHHQPQMNGLGIGFSSGLMATEAPNDEYKNGFKQIQDVISTSSSSLFPNPGNNSIFFGSSNFPSTSTMASLLASSLQQQKFGSMGLKDNVQAANSNVPGLMPYEDSHXXXLEGENRLVWNPNHPNPNPNANPIHEQINTSDPSSLLWNTTNVGAWFDPSNIGSSVPSLI, translated from the exons ATGGTAGGAAACTGtgagaagatgatgatgatcgcTCCCATCTCTTCAACCACTACTAATCAATGGCCACAG AACCAGATACAGCTTGATGATCACAAAAGTTTCATGGCTTCATCATCAGCAAATAAAGCTATGGAAAAAACAACCCAAGATCCTCATCACCAGCCCCTCAAGTGCCCCCGCTGCGATTCCTCCAATACCAAGTTCTGCTACTACAACAACTACAGCTTGTCTCAGCCCAGACACTTTTGTAAAGCTTGTAAGCGCTACTGGACTAGAGGGGGAACCCTTAGGAATGTCCCCGTCGGCGGAGGTTGTAGGAAGAACAAGAGGGTGAAGCGCCACAGCGGCGATGGGATTTCCTCCGCCAACTCAACTGCAGCTGCAAACCCTAGTGTTCAGCCACAAATAGATCTGCCTCCAGCTTCAAACCATAGTAACAATCCCTTGTTTTACAGCCTGCCCACTAATCCTCTTGAGCTCAACTTTCCATTTTCAAGCTTTAGTTCAACTAGGGTTTCTTCCGACAGTACAGGTTTCGATCTTCATCATCAGCCTCAGATGAATGGTCTTGGAATAGGGTTTTCGTCAGGGCTCATGGCGACTGAAGCTCCGAACGATGAATACAAGAATGGGTTCAAGCAAATCCAGGATGTTATCAGTACTTCAAGTTCATCACTTTTTCCGAATCCTGGTAATAATTCTATCTTCTTCGGATCTTCAAATTTTCCCTCCACTTCTACAATGGCTTCTTTGCTTGCTTCTAGCCTTCAGCAGCAGAAATTCGGTAGTATGGGTCTAAAAGATAACGTTCAAGCTGCTAACAGTAATGTTCCGGGTTTGATGCCTTACGAGGATTCCCATNNNNN NNNNCTAGAAGGAGAAAACAGGCTTGTCTGGAACCCGAATCACCCGAACCCGAATCCGAACGCAAACCCGATTCATGAACAGATAAATACTTCTGATCCTTCTTCCCTTCTATGGAACACAACCAACGTTGGTGCCTGGTTTGACCCTTCGAACATTGGTTCTTCAGTTCCATCTCTGATCTAG